In Pristiophorus japonicus isolate sPriJap1 chromosome 2, sPriJap1.hap1, whole genome shotgun sequence, one genomic interval encodes:
- the LOC139249590 gene encoding uncharacterized protein isoform X2, with product MELNSKNEISYVNPNRGSLKKFTIPRKKSADKAYLEICHTDWREYSFIQSTLEGSKLDGSYSLNTLWKFGDMKLIHNVKLEQRFAEKRAKMREDGRRGKELEESTFFLATSHIAAFKLYHEGLKCNVSSLQALGNPACGVYLHRHIDVLLRHHQLNNLATETILFFKVLLGKVKTIPPCMKKTKTGVDPTAKFDCHMSQIPASLKEPISTQIINSAVYLYEFNALCETMERPRQCLPYALVTVRFVGQRVKNAVTPLRFSTATTNCPLPDVSTLTSCTVAQRLGRGKNAKVVFQHFGKKENTSVLPVQFSPPQFSPANSLGKVAASKMNQDPRLLKRYSCVENGKEYSVPSQISPPSEPLCNINSLMKTLRFLNACPSSPAQQLRAPQAGQQALYRSRQEQAQSQDLENPTVECEKSEPFGASMPVTTVASGGLQNTADSPSLVPEAAPCQQPKEAQQGNDLTSLTELNMKICSGTQVNKAPSQSSTSEPVDQPFCEDLNLYESEVKKKLKKYSEYLVLCDKERICKIQSLKKLSRIDKKAFYCRLKKYDKYYERYQNELGLDKCCNAIVCKPWDVTYPYSSNYSAGKGAKSCSCVLTELVLRDIACSLSGSKQQEQSEAPSLNAKGTDDKSVGGLQTSAVAASNRLCDRSWVGNGISHRTEGLTAERLAVGGEDVPATSNVIGGLKGELQSSLSHEKANLTEDESVVTKSPVQVVSPSIASSQHAAQAMEFNFLSAAAHSPDQMVRHEPPALLEIPEGNRNVCLHEEEVMAEEMRSSWENGELSETEDRWFSDSPLDEVPTSAPSSRYLDEVYEEPLNLDSLLHFLAARIEWGKLFLKSKAKELKISPESATSPENCSQQILPPTASKPGQLAPHCSGSAGSNGEMVQQSSRSFSETLSIPDHQPTIPNLQITLSYEFNAEYDQHQTLADPSTGSDDSLWRAGESHVGTSSITETKPEQCCKTIGKDHEAVLDGDTGKPAPTAENLGLKYKFGKEINYVFTNIEDDVSGLGSNDGLRHALNKEVSSSPGPRPTRNYKQGGELPWNKQPPGGEQSGISQSPKCVEQWASGQSNEKDTASGNAARLAVAGFLKESPDTSGIHTGNTMSRTKPGGDYPKTLTDNLCEDTVLRKKMRKKSTLKPHAKDRNELKPHSKKTIDLKEDSTVTSNSDVSLNLKHVDSDLYKTNVTATENSKHKGGLSSHEGVAFLRSRHHKIIKKGSSVQFTGKPKGTLCPDENVKNLLRKLRLTNNKALALAHTNTSTEYVPHVCSTDGSKKKVQGSYRSAGNLASLYEGCIDTFSSSKRQIAQVASVLSSEASLSKSCRLSKLLTKAVRNLNKAYDKVGKSSEIVKRIGGTMISLPKSYQSNCNTFWESCDVNGRQYHKKHWHRSVTETDPQSSRCKKQRLAKKLILPHKCCEPPCKGVLGADFKRLARKQAPMTLVEKPNGMARVELASTTSTVGNPIPQSSAVTQGDCAQSTGSNLNRVRQHNPCKANLSVSVFERTEPSIVASQAESTSVKSQVGCHLLSAEILDLPDESKPSESLSGPKQSESLSGPKPSESLSGPKPSESLSGPKPSESPSGPKQSESLSGPKQSESLSGPKQSESPSGPKQSEYLSGPKQSESLSGPKPSESPSGPKQSESPSGPKQSEYLSGPKQSESLSGPKPSESPSGPKQSEYLSGHKQSESPFGSKPSESLSGPKQSESLSGPKQSKYLSRHKQSESPARAKLEEPQVECHIDSPEDRLCSGAETQVETILECPVDSPVVEPCFDSQMAEFLNVSPKVKIPLASQTADSLGEGQPLKSSNHRQRAEAQCGNHGLQSHCGFKTANVPGQDQPAHSKAGGSDILIFPGGFPKLDFLAHLRIPNSTAKSGAAQQLIDPQPMEVQLDSLERRARVDTTQEGLYQCEHDSAEPRVAELTELHQRVATRPEHQKPWSCAEYKVAECQAATPKRESHTEFLLIKSQAVASRAETQMASSESSGADFECPARLQCAGSTVQGPLVQCGADCQVVDAHTDSPTVAFQGGPCLPQYRRGDFTLECNNEQSPKMQEGEIVSDVDSALVGSGGAGRVEEQSLCMEGPGSTHGLSQSAQGAGSLMAEISEILQRADGTSSLEVLEQLRARCRAMLPAFVLGFERRQGESVAETLLCRDWLLRNGMQSAVRAVQLKPAALDPYVELQMMLEAWQFVANKVSFLKGLPTVRSLLWYDPTLYGELLAEKAGYQQQWPLYPSFQERVQHDCSQALNSYQAEVLGSCRAPSPGRNAYYVHLQHRRELDECMAVLHHPADCGHFCLSVPLTSSVNYGASLDKLEALRQAVWRLIHSHSDLPEDQRDAAKLAHLWMVVDFVNARTRAIHACPMPIHELWCLGLEHLQFAAAKTLAWQKREKGGPPTGSGDGRTTRWGAKDLTLQLNRDALCLLYNGYTSPPTPHKRSAGSSNDQLADARREGEKVRGSSNAEILGSGQQDLPGRCFHLPAQRFGSVGEILERSRTAQRPELEQLLTHCQKHLASLKTLFQALQEVEAEQAVLTEASFAATPSALRHARPLLLNPAAVEIYIELLMVYETAHYLSNLMAQRLSQATYRGLLWFDHSLLPELLFNQRDTSILSLFWEKGSQDPPEPLDSAASTLEQELDLIFEYRQSTNYAYAVQLLSRELGEIVAIKQYMRQHSLAVKTYVHCIPYAASVNYGCTEPYLTHNYRQLVLVLERLVKAPEKDLGKMAHIMEAMKSIMDMRRVAVGNSVAALRLLTHQMRHNSTKRQLLESPEMVPKSSQILDGADSTTDSTAASGRRGAKSPSTRKRRLCDSSSVPNPGQHQADDPPSDKKRMNSSGLGAGSSPPT from the exons GTGTACTTGTACGAGTTTAATGCGTTGTGTGAGACGATGGAACGCCCTCGGCAATGCCTGCCGTACGCTCTGGTGACAGTGAGGTTCGTGGGCCAAAGGGTGAAGAATGCTGTGACGCCATTGCGGTTTAGTACTGCCACGACAAACTGTCCTCTACCCG ACGTGTCCACGTTGACGAGCTGTACAGTCGCCCAAAGACTTGGCCGAGGGAAAAATGCCAAAGTGGTGTTCCAGCATTTTGGGAAAAAGGAAAACACTTCTGTTCTTCCAGTCCAGTTCTCTCCTCCTCAGTTCTCTCCAGCTAATAGTCTTGGCAAAGTGGCAGCATCAAAGATGAACCAGGACCCAAGGCTGCTGAAGAGATACAGCTGTGTGGAGAATGGAAAGGAATATTCTGTCCCCAGCCAGATCTCGCCGCCCAGTGAACCCCTTTGCAATATCAACAGCCTAATGAAGACTCTTCGCTTTCTCAACGCCTGTCCCTCCTCGCCTGCACAGCAGCTGCGTGCCCCTCAAGCCGGGCAGCAAGCACTGTATAGAAGCAGACAGGAGCAAGCACAGAGTCAGGACTTGGAGAACCCAACAGTGGAGTGTGAGAAGTCCGAGCCTTTTGGAGCGTCCATGCCAGTCACCACTGTGGCCAGTGGTGGATTGCAGAACACCGCAGACAGTCCCTCATTGGTTCCTGAAGCTGCTCCTTGCCAGCAACCAAAGGAGGCCCAACAAGGCAATGACCTCACTTCGTTGACAGAGTTAAACATGAAAATTTGCTCGGGGACACAAGTAAATAAGGCCCCGTCCCAGTCGAGCACGAGTGAACCCGTCGACCAACCCTTCTGTGAAGACTTAAACTTGTATGAGAGTGAGGTGAAAAAAAAGTTGAAAAAGTATTCAGAGTACCTGGTGCTATGCGACAAGGAGCGAATATGCAAGATACAGTCGCTGAAGAAGTTGAGCAGGATAGATAAAAAGGCCTTCTACTGCAGACTTAAAAAATACGATAAGTATTATGAAAGATACCAAAATGAACTCGGGCTTGACAAATGCTGCAATGCCATTGTGTGCAAACCCTGGGACGTCACTTATCCATATAGCTCAAATTATTCTGCGGGGAAAGGTGCAAAGTCCTGCTCATGTGTTTTGACTGAGTTGGTCTTGAGGGATATTGCCTGCAGCCTCTCAGGGTCCAAGCAACAGGAGCAAAGCGAGGCCCCGTCGCTTAATGCCAAAGGGACCGATGACAAATCAGTGGGAGGTTTGCAAACCTCCGCGGTAGCGGCAAGCAATCGTCTCTGTGATCGGAGTTGGGTTGGCAACGGGATCTCGCACAGGACGGAGGGCTTAACTGCAGAAAGGTTAGCTGTGGGCGGCGAAGATGTTCCTGCAACTAGCAACGTGATTGGCGGGCTGAAGGGAGAGCTGCAGAGCTCTTTGAGTCATGAAAAGGCAAACTTGACTGAAGATGAATCGGTGGTTACCAAGTCTCCGGTGCAGGTCGTCTCTCCATCTATTGCTTCCAGTCAACACGCTGCTCAGGCAATGGAGTTCAACTTCCTCAGTGCTGCTGCTCACTCGCCTGACCAAATGGTGAGACACGAGCCACCCGCATTATTAGAAATCCCCGAGGGAAACAGAAACGTCTGTTTGCATGAGGAAGAAGTGATGGCCGAAGAAATGCGGAGCTCGTGGGAAAACGGCGAGCTCAGCGAAACTGAAGACAGGTGGTTTTCCGACTCTCCGCTGGATGAAGTGCCGACGTCTGCTCCTTCAAGTCGATACCTCGATGAAGTTTATGAGGAACCGCTAAACCTGGACTCGTTGCTCCATTTCCTCGCCGCACGGATCGAGTGGGGGAAACTGTTTTTGAAGTCAAAGGCGAAGGAGCTGAAAATAAGTCCAGAATCAGCCACAAGTCCCGAGAACTGCAGCCAACAAATTTTACCACCAACAGCATCGAAACCAGGCCAGTTGGCTCCTCATTGTTCAGGGTCTGCAGGCAGTAACGGTGAAATGGTCCAACAGAGTTCCCGATCATTCAGTGAAACATTATCAATCCCAGACCACCAACCCACCATTCCCAATCTGCAAATAACCTTGAGCTATGAGTTTAATGCAGAATATGATCAGCATCAGACACTGGCAGATCCGTCTACTGGAAGTGATGACTCTTTATGGCGCGCTGGAGAATCTCACGTCGGGACGAGCAGCATCACCGAAACAAAACCAGAGCAATGTTGCAAAACAATTGGGAAAGACCATGAGGCGGTTTTGGACGGAGACACGGGTAAACCTGCACCCACAGCAGAAAACCTAGGATTAAAATACAAATTTGGCAAAGAGATAAACTACGTTTTCACAAATATTGAAGATGATGTCAGTGGACTGGGGTCTAACGATGGTTTGCGTCATGCATTAAACAAAGAGGTGTCAAGCTCTCCAGGTCCACGACCCACCAGAAACTATAAGCAGGGAGGTGAGCTGCCATGGAATAAACAGCCTCCAGGTGGTGAGCAAAGTGGTATTTCCCAGAGTCCAAAGTGTGTTGAACAGTGGGCAAGTGGACAATCTAACGAGAAGGACACGGCATCAGGCAATGCTGCGAGATTAGCAGTTGCGGGGTTTCTGAAAGAATCCCCTGATACCAGCGGCATTCATACGGGCAATACCATGAGTCGCACTAAGCCAGGAGGTGACTATCCCAAAACGTTAACTGACAACTTGTGTGAAGACACTGTGCTAAGGAAAAAGATGAGAAAAAAATCAACATTGAAACCGCACGCTAAGGATCGGAACGAGCTGAAGCCCCATTCTAAGAAAACAATTGACTTAAAAGAGGATTCTACAGTCACTTCAAACTCCGATGTTTCATTGAACCTTAAGCATGTGGATAGCGATCTTTACAAGACCAACGTAACTGCAACTGAAAACAGTAAGCACAAGGGAGGACTGTCCAGTCACGAAGGGGTTGCATTCCTCAGAAGTAGACACCACAAGATTATTAAGAAGGGCAGCTCAGTTCAATTTACTGGTAAACCCAAAGGCACACTATGTCCTGATGAAAATGTTAAAAATTTATTAAGAAAACTAAGATTGACAAACAATAAAGCCCTGGCTCTGGCTCACACCAACACATCTACAGAGTATGTCCCGCACGTGTGTTCAACAGATGGCAGTAAGAAGAAAGTCCAAGGGAGTTACCGCTCGGCTGGTAATCTTGCTTCTCTGTATGAAGGGTGCATCGATACCTTTAGCAGTTCAAAGAGGCAAATTGCTCAGGTGGCAAGTGTTCTGTCCAGTGAAGCCTCCTTGAGCAAAAGCTGCCGCTTGTCCAAGCTGCTCACCAAAGCAGTGAGGAACTTAAACAAAGCTTATGATAAAGTTGGCAAGTCTTCAGAAATCGTGAAAAGAATTGGCGGCACAATGATCTCGCTGCCAAAGTCCTACCAGAGCAACTGCAACACTTTCTGGGAGAGCTGTGATGTCAATGGTCGACAATATCATAAAAAGCACTGGCATCGATCGGTTACCGAAACTGACCCTCAAAGCAGTCGCTGCAAGAAGCAAAGGCTAGCAAAGAAGTTAATACTTCCCCACAAGTGCTGTGAGCCACCCTGCAAAGGTGTGCTGGGCGCAGATTTCAAAAGGCTGGCCCGTAAACAAGCACCAATGACACTTGTTGAGAAACCTAACGGAATGGCTAGAGTAGAACTGGCCTCTACAACCAGCACCGTGGGGAATCCAATACCCCAAAGCAGTGCGGTTACGCAAGGAGATTGCGCGCAGAGCACGGGTTCAAACCTGAATCGTGTCCGACAACACAATCCTTGCAAAGCGAATCTCTCAGTCAGTGTATTTGAACGTACTGAGCCATCAATTGTTGCCTCTCAAGCCGAGTCCACGTCGGTTAAATCTCAAGTTGGATGCCACTTGCTGAGTGCTGAAATATTGGACCTCCCTGATGAATCCAAACCATCGGAATCCCTCTCCGGACCCAAACAATCGGAATCCCTCTCCGGACCCAAACCATCGGAATCCCTCTCCGGACCCAAACCATCGGAATCCCTCTCCGGACCCAAACCATCGGAATCCCCCTCCGGACCCAAACAATCGGAATCCCTCTCCGGACCCAAACAATCGGAATCCCTCTCCGGACCCAAACAATCGGAATCCCCCTCCGGACCCAAACAATCGGAATACCTCTCTGGACCCAAACAATCGGAATCCCTCTCCGGACCCAAACCGTCGGAATCCCCCTCCGGACCCAAACAATCGGAATCCCCCTCCGGACCCAAACAATCGGAATACCTCTCTGGACCCAAACAATCGGAATCCCTCTCCGGACCCAAACCGTCGGAATCCCCCTCCGGACCCAAACAATCGGAATACCTCTCTGGACACAAACAATCGGAATCTCCCTTCGGATCCAAACCATCGGAATCCCTCTCCGGACCCAAACAATCGGAATCCCTCTCCGGACCCAAACAATCGAAATACCTCTCTAGACACAAACAATCGGAATCTCCCGCCAGAGCCAAACTTGAGGAACCCCAAGTGGAATGTCACATCGACTCCCCAGAGGATAGATTGTGTTCCGGGGCAGAAACACAGGTGGAAACTATATTGGAATGTCCCGTTGATTCGCCGGTAGTAGAACCTTGCTTTGACTCTCAAATGGCAGAATTCTTGAACGTGTCCCCAAAAGTGAAAATTCCTCTTGCTTCCCAAACGGCAGATTCTCTGGGAGAAGGGCAGCCCCTGAAATCCTCCAATCATAGGCAAAGGGCAGAGGCCCAGTGTGGAAATCACGGGCTGCAATCCCACTGTGGGTTCAAAACAGCAAATGTCCCCGGCCAGGACCAGCCGGCCCACAGTAAAGCTGGGGGGTCAGACATTCTGATATTTCCTGGCGGATTTCCCAAGTTGGACTTCCTAGCCCATCTCAGGATTCCTAACTCTACTGCAAAGTCTGGGGCAGCCCAGCAACTAATTGACCCCCAGCCCATGGAAGTCCAGCTCGATTCCTTGGAAAGACGGGCACGCGTTGATACAACGCAGGAAGGTCTTTATCAGTGTGAACATGACTCAGCAGAACCCCGAGTAGCAGAGTTGACGGAGTTGCACCAACGCGTGGCAACTCGACCTGAGCACCAGAAACCCTGGTCTTGTGCTGAATACAAAGTAGCTGAATGCCAAGCGGCAACTCCAAAGCGCGAATCCCACACGGAATTCCTGCTGATAAAATCCCAAGCAGTGGCATCTCGGGCCGAAACCCAAATGGCGAGCAGCGAAAGCAGTGGAGCAGACTTCGAATGTCCTGCTAGACTCCAATGTGCAGGGTCCACTGTACAGGGACCTCTGGTGCAATGCGGAGCAGATTGCCAAGTGGTGGATGCCCACACTGATTCTCCAACCGTGGCTTTCCAGGGTGGACCTTGCCTGCCGCAATACCGGAGGGGAGATTTTACACTCGAATGCAACAATGAGCAATCTCCCAAAATGCAGGAAGGGGAGATAGTTTCAGATGTTGACTCTGCATTGGTGGGAAGCGGCGGGGCGGGCAGGGTGGAAGAGCAGAGTCTGTGCATGGAGGGACCAGGCAGCACGCACGGTCTGTCACAAAGTGCGCAAGGAGCTGGAAGCCTAATGGCCGAGATCTCTGAGATCTTGCAGCGAGCAGACGGCACCTCCTCGCTGGAGGTCCTGGAGCAGCTGAGGGCGAGGTGCCGGGCGATGCTACCCGCCTTCGTCTTGGGCTTCGAGCGGCGCCAGGGCGAGTCAGTGGCAGAGACCCTCCTCTGCCGAGACTGGCTGCTGCGGAACGGCATGCAGAGCGCCGTGCGGGCGGTGCAGCTGAAGCCGGCGGCCCTGGACCCTTACGTGGAGCTGCAGATGATGTTGGAGGCGTGGCAGTTCGTGGCGAACAAGGTGAGCTTCCTGAAGGGGCTGCCCACCGTGCGCAGCCTGCTGTGGTACGACCCGACCCTGTACGGCGAGCTGCTGGCAGAGAAGGCGGGCTACCAGCAGCAGTGGCCACTCTACCCGTCCTTCCAGGAGCGGGTGCAGCACGACTGCTCGCAGGCACTGAACTCCTACCAGGCGGAGGTGCTCGGGTCTTGCCGGGCGCCAAGCCCAGGGCGCAATGCCTACTATGTCCACCTGCAGCACCGGCGAGAGTTGGACGAGTGCATGGCAGTGCTGCACCACCCCGCCGACTGCGGCCACTTCTGCCTCTCAGTCCCCCTGACCTCCAGCGTCAACTACGGGGCCAGCCTGGACAAGCTGGAAGCCCTGCGCCAGGCTGTGTGGCGGCTGATCCACAGCCACTCCGACCTGCCCGAGGACCAGCGGGACGCGGCCAAGCTGGCCCACCTGTGGATGGTGGTGGACTTTGTCAACGCCCGGACCCGCGCCATCCACGCCTGCCCGATGCCCATCCACGAGCTATGGTGCCTGGGGCTGGAGCACCTCCAATTCGCCGCCGCCAAGACGCTGGCCTGGCAGAAGCGAGAGAAgggcgggccgccaacaggcagtggtGATGGTAGGACCACCCGCTGGGGAGCCAAGGATCTGACCCTGCAGCTGAACCGTGACGCCCTCTGCCTGCTTTACAACGGGTACACCAGCCCCCCGACCCCCCATAAGAGGTCCGCCGGCAGCAGCAATGACCAACTGGCCGATGCCCGGCGTGAGGGCGAGAAGGTCCGGGGGTCCAGCAACGCGGAGATTCTCGGGTCagggcagcaggatctccctggccGCTGCTTCCATCTGCCCGCCCAGCGGTTTGGCTCGGTGGGCGAGATCCTGGAGCGATCGCGGACCGCCCAGCGCCCAGAACTGGAGCAGCTGCTGACTCACTGCCAGAAACACCTGGCCTCGCTGAAGACCCTCTTCCAGGCGCTGCAGGAGGTGGAAGCCGAGCAGGCCGTGCTGACCGAGGCCAGCTTCGCGGCCACGCCTAGCGCTCTCCGCCACGCCCGCCCGCTCCTCCTAAACCCCGCGGCCGTGGAAATCTACATTGAGCTGCTCATGGTCTACGAGACGGCGCACTACCTGAGCAACCTGATGGCCCAGCGACTCAGCCAGGCCACCTACCGGGGCCTGCTGTGGTTCGACCACTCCCTGCTCCCCGAGCTCCTCTTCAATCAACGGGACACCTCCATCCTCTCGTTATTCTGGGAGAAGGGCTCGCAAGACCCGCCTGAACCGCTGgacagtgcagcctccaccctggaaCAGGAGCTGGATCTCATCTTCGAGTACAGGCAAAGCACCAACTACGCCTATGCGGTCCAGCTCCTGTCGAGGGAGCTGGGCGAAATCGTGGCCATCAAGCAATACATGCGGCAGCACAGCCTTGCGGTGAAGACCTACGTCCACTGCATTCCTTACGCGGCCTCCGTAAACTACGGCTGCACCGAGCCCTACTTGACCCACAACTACCGGCAGCTGGTGCTAGTCTTGGAGAGGCTGGTCAAGGCACCCGAGAAAGACCTGGGCAAGATGGCCCACATCATGGAGGCGATGAAGAGCATCATGGACATGCGGCGGGTGGCGGTGGGAAATAGCGTGGCAGCTCTCCGCCTCCTCACCCACCAGATGCGGCACAATAGCACGAAGAGGCAGCTGCTGGAGAGCCCCGAGATGGTGCCAAAGTCATCCCAGATCCTGGATGGTGCAGACAGCACTACGGACAGCACCGCAGCATCCGGGAGGCGCGGGGCAAAGTCACCGAGCACCAGAAAAAGACGCCTCTGTGACTCTTCGTCGGTTCCAAACCCAGGACAACACCAGGCTGATGACCCTCCCTCTGACAAGAAAAGGATG AATAGCAGTGGTCTTGGAGCAGGTAGCAGTCCGCCTACTTGA